One region of Anser cygnoides isolate HZ-2024a breed goose chromosome 22, Taihu_goose_T2T_genome, whole genome shotgun sequence genomic DNA includes:
- the ACE gene encoding angiotensin-converting enzyme isoform X1 codes for MPVALGLLLLLLVLSPAGTLQPGLEPPNLDATEAGAVLFADAYNSTAEIVLFKSVSASWDYYTNLTDTNGALQVEASLEEQNFTEAWGKKAKELYGSIWSNFSDPQLKKIIGSIQTLGPSNLALDKRQQYNTILSDMDKIYSTAKVCPANDTCWELEPDLSDIMATSRSYKKLLYAWEGWHNAAGNPLRAKYEEFVQLSNEAYRMDGFEDTGSYWRSWYDSASFEDDLEHLYNQLEPLYLNLHAFVRRKLYDRYGPKYINLKGPIPAHLLGNMWAQQWNNIYDLMVPYPEKPNLDVTSTMVKQGWNATHMFRVSEEFFTSLGLLEMPPEFWDKSMLEKPTDGREVVCHASAWDFYNRKDFRIKQCTAVTMEQLFTVHHEMGHVQYYLQYKDQPVSFRSGANPGFHEAIGDVMSLSVSTPSHLKKIGLLSSATEDAESNINYLLKMALEKIAFLPFGYLIDQWRWNVFNGHTPPSRYNYDWWYLRTKYQGICAPISRNESNFDPGAKYHIPGNTPYIRYFVSFILQFQFHKALCQAANHTGPLHTCDIYMSKEAGAKLREVLKAGSSKSWQEILFNLTGTDKMDAGALLEYFSPVTTWLEEQNSKTNEVLGWPEFDWRPPVPEGYPEGIDKIADEAQAKEFLSEYNSTAEEVWNAYTEASWAYNTNITDHNKEIMLEKNLAMSKHTLEYGMRARQFDASDFQDQTVTRILKKLSVIERAALPEDELKEYNTLLSDMETTYSIAKVCRENKTCHPLDPDLTDILATSRDYDELLFVWKGWRDASGKKMKNNYKRYVELSNKAAVLNGYTDNGAYWRSLYETSTFEEDLEKLYLQLQPLYLNLHAYVRRALYKKYGAEHINLKGPIPAHLLGNMWAQSWSNIFNLVVPYPDATEVDATPAMKEQGWTPKMMFEESDRFFTSLGLIPMPQEFWDKSMIEKPTDGREVVCHASAWDFYNRKDFRIKQCTVVNMDDLITVHHEMGHVQYFLQYMDQPISFRDGANPGFHEAIGDVMALSVSTPKHLHSIKLLDQVTENEESDINYLMSIALDKIAFLPFGYLMDQWRWKVFDGRIKEDEYNQQWWNLRLKYQGLCPPTPRSEDDFDPGAKFHIPANVPYIRYFVSFVIQFQFHQALCTAAGHTGPLHKCDIYQSKEAGKLLGEAMKLGFSKPWPEAMQLITGQPNMSAEALMSYFEPLMTWLVKENEKNGEVLGWPEYNWTPYTAAQSQAGSERTDFLGMSLSSKQATAGGWVLLALALVFVITTIFLGVKLSSARRKAFKSSSEMELK; via the exons ATGCCCGtggcgctggggctgctgctgctgctgctggtgctgagcccggCGGGCACCCTGCAGCCGGGGCTCGAGCCCCCCAACCTCGATGCCACCGAGGCAGGGGCCGTCCTCTTCGCTGATGCTTACAACAGCACGGCCGAGATCGTCCTCTTCAAGAGCGTCTCGGCCAGCTGGGATTACTACACCAACCTGACAGACACCAACGGTGCCCTGCAG GTCGAGGCATCGCTGGAGGAGCAAAACTTCACAGAGGCATGGGGCAAGAAAGCCAAGGAGCTCTACGGCAGCATCTGGAGCAACTTCAGTGACCCCCAGCTGAAGAAAATCATCGGCTCCATCCAGACCCTGGGGCCCTCCAACCTGGCCCTGGACAAGCGACAGCAG TACAACACCATCCTGAGCGACATGGACAAAATCTACTCCACGGCCAAGGTGTGCCCGGCCAACGATacctgctgggagctggagccAG ACCTCTCGGACATCATGGCCACCTCCCGCAGCTACAAGAAGCTCCTGTACGCCTGGGAGGGCTGGCACAACGCCGCAGGAAACCCGCTGCGTGCCAAGTACGAGGAGTTCGTGCAGCTGAGCAATGAGGCATACCGGATGGACG GCTTCGAGGACACGGGCAGCTACTGGCGCTCCTGGTACGACTCAGCCTCCTTCGAGGATGACCTGGAGCATCTCTACAACCAGCTGGAGCCACTCTACCTCAACCTGCATGCCTTTGTTCGGAGGAAGCTGTACGACCGCTACGGCCCCAAATACATCAACCTGAAGGGCCCCATCCCTGCCCACCTCCTGG GCAACATGTGGGCTCAGCAGTGGAACAACATCTATGACCTGATGGTCCCCTACCCCGAGAAGCCCAACCTCGATGTGACGAGcaccatggtgaagcag GGCTGGAATGCCACCCACATGTTCCGGGTCTCGGAGGAGTTCTTCACCTCCCTGGGGTTGCTGGAAATGCCCCCAGAGTTTTGGGATAAGTCCATGCTGGAGAAGCCAACAGATGGGCGGGAGGTGGTGTGTCACGCCTCGGCCTGGGACTTCTACAACCGCAAGGACTTCAG GATCAAGCAGTGCACAGCGGTGACCATGGAGCAGCTGTTCACGGTGCACCACGAGATGGGCCACGTGCAGTACTACCTACAGTACAAGGACCAGCCCGTCTCCTTCCGCAGCGGGGCCAACCCTGGCTTCCACGAGGCCATTGGCGATGTCATGTCCCTGTCTGTCTCCACCCCCAGCCACCTCAAGAAAATTGGGCTCCTCAGCAGTGCCACCGAGGATGCGG AGAGCAACATCAACTACCTGCTGAAGATGGCCTTGGAGAAGATTGCCTTCCTGCCCTTTGGCTACCTCATCGACCAGTGGCGCTGGAACGTGTTCAACGGCCACACGCCCCCGAGTCGTTACAACTACGACTGGTGGTATCTGAG AACTAAATACCAGGGTATTTGTGCTCCGATTTCGAGGAACGAAAGCAACTTTGATCCTGGTGCAAAGTACCACATCCCTGGGAACACCCCTTACATCAG GTACTTTGTGAGCTTCATCCTCCAGTTCCAGTTTCACAAGGCGCTGTGCCAGGCGGCCAACCACACCGGTCCCCTACACACCTGTGACATCTACATGTCCAAAGAGGCTGGAGCCAAACTCAG ggaggtgctgaaAGCTGGGTCTTCCAAGTCATGGCAGGAAATCCTGTTCAACCTCACTGGCACGGATAAGATGGACGCTGGGGCCCTCCTGGAGTACTTCAGCCCTGTCACCACCTGGCTTGAGGAGCAGAACAGCAAGACCAATGAGGTGCTGGGCTGGCCAGAGTTCGACTggcgtccccctgtccccgaAGGCTACCCCGAAGGCATTG ACAAAATAGCAGACGAGGCACAAGCTAAAGAGTTCTTGTCCGAGTACAACAGCACAGCCGAGGAGGTGTGGAATGCCTACACTGAAGCGTCCTGGGCCTACAACACCAACATCACCGACCACAACAAAGAGATCATG CTGGAGAAGAACTTGGCCATGTCCAAGCACACCCTTGAGTACGGGATGAGAGCCAGGCAGTTCGATGCCTCCGACTTCCAGGACCAAACTGTCACACGCATCCTCAAGAAGCTGAGCGTCATCGAGAGGGCAGCCCTGCCTGAGGATGAGCTGAAGGAG TACAACACCCTTCTCTCAGATATGGAGACCACATACAGCATAGCCAAGGTCTGCAGGGAGAACAAAACCTGTCACCCCCTGGATCCTG ACCTCACGGACATCCTAGCCACCTCACGGGACTACGACGAGCTCCTCTTTGTCTGGAAGGGCTGGCGGGATGcttctgggaagaaaatgaagaacaactACAAGCGATACGTGGAACTGAGCAACAAGGCAGCTGTGCTCAACG GCTACACAGACAATGGGGCTTACTGGCGATCCCTGTATGAGACATCCACCTTCGAGGAAGATCTGGAGAAGTTGTACCTGCAGCTTCAGCCCCTGTACCTCAACCTGCATGCCTACGTACGCCGGGCCCTATACAAAAAGTATGGAGCTGAGCACATAAACCTGAAGGGTCCCATCCCTGCTCACCTGCTAG GCAACATGTGGGCCCAGTCATGGTCCAACATTTTCAACCTGGTGGTGCCCTACCCAGATGCCACCGAGGTGGATGCCACCCCAGCCATGAAAGAACAG GGCTGGACACCCAAGATGATGTTTGAAGAGTCAGACCGTTTCTTTACCTCCCTGGGCCTCATCCCCATGCCGCAGGAGTTCTGGGACAAGTCCATGATCGAGAAGCCGACGGATGGGCGGGAGGTGGTGTGTCACGCCTCGGCCTGGGACTTCTACAACCGCAAGGACTTCAG GATCAAGCAGTGCACTGTGGTGAACATGGATGACCTGATCACGGTGCACCACGAGATGGGCCACGTCCAGTACTTCCTGCAGTACATGGACCAGCCCATTTCATTCCGCGATGGAGCCAACCCTGGCTTCCACGAGGCCATTGGGGATGTTATGGCCTTGTCTGTCTCCACCCCCAAACATCTGCACAGCATCAAGCTGCTGGACCaagtcacagaaaatgaag AAAGTGACATTAACTACCTGATGAGCATCGCCCTGGACAAAATCGCCTTCCTGCCCTTCGGGTACCTCATGGACCAGTGGCGCTGGAAGGTGTTTGACGGGCGGATCAAGGAGGACGAGTACAACCAGCAGTGGTGGAACCTCAG GCTGAAGTACCAGGGCTTGTGCCCACCAACACCAAGGTCTGAAGATGACTTCGACCCCGGAGCAAAGTTTCACATCCCTGCCAATGTCCCCTACATCAG GTACTTTGTCAGCTTCGTGATCCAGTTCCAGTTCCACCAAGCTCTCTGCACCGCAGCCGGGCACACGGGGCCTCTTCACAAGTGTGACATCTACCAGTCCAAGGAGGCCGGGAAGCTCTTGGG GGAGGCCATGAAGCTGGGTTTCAGCAAGCCGTGGCCTGAAGCCATGCAGCTCATCACAGGGCAGCCCAACATGTCAGCCGAGGCCCTGATGAGCTACTTCGAGCCCCTCATGACGTGGCTGGTGAAGGAGAACGAGAAGAACGGGGAGGTCCTGGGCTGGCCCGAGTACAACTGGACTCCTTACACAG CTGCTCAAAGCCAAGCTGGCTCCGAGCGAACCGATTTCCTGGGCATGTCCCTGAGCAGCAAACAAGCCACCGCAGGTGGCTGGGTCCTGCTCGCCCTGGCGCTCGTCTTCGTGATCACCACCATCTTCTTGGGCGTCAAGTTGTCCTCAGCAAGGAGAAAGGCCTTCAAATCCAGCTCAGAAATGGAACTGAAATAA
- the ACE gene encoding angiotensin-converting enzyme isoform X2 produces MPFPSPQYNTILSDMDKIYSTAKVCPANDTCWELEPDLSDIMATSRSYKKLLYAWEGWHNAAGNPLRAKYEEFVQLSNEAYRMDGFEDTGSYWRSWYDSASFEDDLEHLYNQLEPLYLNLHAFVRRKLYDRYGPKYINLKGPIPAHLLGNMWAQQWNNIYDLMVPYPEKPNLDVTSTMVKQGWNATHMFRVSEEFFTSLGLLEMPPEFWDKSMLEKPTDGREVVCHASAWDFYNRKDFRIKQCTAVTMEQLFTVHHEMGHVQYYLQYKDQPVSFRSGANPGFHEAIGDVMSLSVSTPSHLKKIGLLSSATEDAESNINYLLKMALEKIAFLPFGYLIDQWRWNVFNGHTPPSRYNYDWWYLRTKYQGICAPISRNESNFDPGAKYHIPGNTPYIRYFVSFILQFQFHKALCQAANHTGPLHTCDIYMSKEAGAKLREVLKAGSSKSWQEILFNLTGTDKMDAGALLEYFSPVTTWLEEQNSKTNEVLGWPEFDWRPPVPEGYPEGIDKIADEAQAKEFLSEYNSTAEEVWNAYTEASWAYNTNITDHNKEIMLEKNLAMSKHTLEYGMRARQFDASDFQDQTVTRILKKLSVIERAALPEDELKEYNTLLSDMETTYSIAKVCRENKTCHPLDPDLTDILATSRDYDELLFVWKGWRDASGKKMKNNYKRYVELSNKAAVLNGYTDNGAYWRSLYETSTFEEDLEKLYLQLQPLYLNLHAYVRRALYKKYGAEHINLKGPIPAHLLGNMWAQSWSNIFNLVVPYPDATEVDATPAMKEQGWTPKMMFEESDRFFTSLGLIPMPQEFWDKSMIEKPTDGREVVCHASAWDFYNRKDFRIKQCTVVNMDDLITVHHEMGHVQYFLQYMDQPISFRDGANPGFHEAIGDVMALSVSTPKHLHSIKLLDQVTENEESDINYLMSIALDKIAFLPFGYLMDQWRWKVFDGRIKEDEYNQQWWNLRLKYQGLCPPTPRSEDDFDPGAKFHIPANVPYIRYFVSFVIQFQFHQALCTAAGHTGPLHKCDIYQSKEAGKLLGEAMKLGFSKPWPEAMQLITGQPNMSAEALMSYFEPLMTWLVKENEKNGEVLGWPEYNWTPYTAAQSQAGSERTDFLGMSLSSKQATAGGWVLLALALVFVITTIFLGVKLSSARRKAFKSSSEMELK; encoded by the exons ATGCCTTTTCCCTCCCCGCAGTACAACACCATCCTGAGCGACATGGACAAAATCTACTCCACGGCCAAGGTGTGCCCGGCCAACGATacctgctgggagctggagccAG ACCTCTCGGACATCATGGCCACCTCCCGCAGCTACAAGAAGCTCCTGTACGCCTGGGAGGGCTGGCACAACGCCGCAGGAAACCCGCTGCGTGCCAAGTACGAGGAGTTCGTGCAGCTGAGCAATGAGGCATACCGGATGGACG GCTTCGAGGACACGGGCAGCTACTGGCGCTCCTGGTACGACTCAGCCTCCTTCGAGGATGACCTGGAGCATCTCTACAACCAGCTGGAGCCACTCTACCTCAACCTGCATGCCTTTGTTCGGAGGAAGCTGTACGACCGCTACGGCCCCAAATACATCAACCTGAAGGGCCCCATCCCTGCCCACCTCCTGG GCAACATGTGGGCTCAGCAGTGGAACAACATCTATGACCTGATGGTCCCCTACCCCGAGAAGCCCAACCTCGATGTGACGAGcaccatggtgaagcag GGCTGGAATGCCACCCACATGTTCCGGGTCTCGGAGGAGTTCTTCACCTCCCTGGGGTTGCTGGAAATGCCCCCAGAGTTTTGGGATAAGTCCATGCTGGAGAAGCCAACAGATGGGCGGGAGGTGGTGTGTCACGCCTCGGCCTGGGACTTCTACAACCGCAAGGACTTCAG GATCAAGCAGTGCACAGCGGTGACCATGGAGCAGCTGTTCACGGTGCACCACGAGATGGGCCACGTGCAGTACTACCTACAGTACAAGGACCAGCCCGTCTCCTTCCGCAGCGGGGCCAACCCTGGCTTCCACGAGGCCATTGGCGATGTCATGTCCCTGTCTGTCTCCACCCCCAGCCACCTCAAGAAAATTGGGCTCCTCAGCAGTGCCACCGAGGATGCGG AGAGCAACATCAACTACCTGCTGAAGATGGCCTTGGAGAAGATTGCCTTCCTGCCCTTTGGCTACCTCATCGACCAGTGGCGCTGGAACGTGTTCAACGGCCACACGCCCCCGAGTCGTTACAACTACGACTGGTGGTATCTGAG AACTAAATACCAGGGTATTTGTGCTCCGATTTCGAGGAACGAAAGCAACTTTGATCCTGGTGCAAAGTACCACATCCCTGGGAACACCCCTTACATCAG GTACTTTGTGAGCTTCATCCTCCAGTTCCAGTTTCACAAGGCGCTGTGCCAGGCGGCCAACCACACCGGTCCCCTACACACCTGTGACATCTACATGTCCAAAGAGGCTGGAGCCAAACTCAG ggaggtgctgaaAGCTGGGTCTTCCAAGTCATGGCAGGAAATCCTGTTCAACCTCACTGGCACGGATAAGATGGACGCTGGGGCCCTCCTGGAGTACTTCAGCCCTGTCACCACCTGGCTTGAGGAGCAGAACAGCAAGACCAATGAGGTGCTGGGCTGGCCAGAGTTCGACTggcgtccccctgtccccgaAGGCTACCCCGAAGGCATTG ACAAAATAGCAGACGAGGCACAAGCTAAAGAGTTCTTGTCCGAGTACAACAGCACAGCCGAGGAGGTGTGGAATGCCTACACTGAAGCGTCCTGGGCCTACAACACCAACATCACCGACCACAACAAAGAGATCATG CTGGAGAAGAACTTGGCCATGTCCAAGCACACCCTTGAGTACGGGATGAGAGCCAGGCAGTTCGATGCCTCCGACTTCCAGGACCAAACTGTCACACGCATCCTCAAGAAGCTGAGCGTCATCGAGAGGGCAGCCCTGCCTGAGGATGAGCTGAAGGAG TACAACACCCTTCTCTCAGATATGGAGACCACATACAGCATAGCCAAGGTCTGCAGGGAGAACAAAACCTGTCACCCCCTGGATCCTG ACCTCACGGACATCCTAGCCACCTCACGGGACTACGACGAGCTCCTCTTTGTCTGGAAGGGCTGGCGGGATGcttctgggaagaaaatgaagaacaactACAAGCGATACGTGGAACTGAGCAACAAGGCAGCTGTGCTCAACG GCTACACAGACAATGGGGCTTACTGGCGATCCCTGTATGAGACATCCACCTTCGAGGAAGATCTGGAGAAGTTGTACCTGCAGCTTCAGCCCCTGTACCTCAACCTGCATGCCTACGTACGCCGGGCCCTATACAAAAAGTATGGAGCTGAGCACATAAACCTGAAGGGTCCCATCCCTGCTCACCTGCTAG GCAACATGTGGGCCCAGTCATGGTCCAACATTTTCAACCTGGTGGTGCCCTACCCAGATGCCACCGAGGTGGATGCCACCCCAGCCATGAAAGAACAG GGCTGGACACCCAAGATGATGTTTGAAGAGTCAGACCGTTTCTTTACCTCCCTGGGCCTCATCCCCATGCCGCAGGAGTTCTGGGACAAGTCCATGATCGAGAAGCCGACGGATGGGCGGGAGGTGGTGTGTCACGCCTCGGCCTGGGACTTCTACAACCGCAAGGACTTCAG GATCAAGCAGTGCACTGTGGTGAACATGGATGACCTGATCACGGTGCACCACGAGATGGGCCACGTCCAGTACTTCCTGCAGTACATGGACCAGCCCATTTCATTCCGCGATGGAGCCAACCCTGGCTTCCACGAGGCCATTGGGGATGTTATGGCCTTGTCTGTCTCCACCCCCAAACATCTGCACAGCATCAAGCTGCTGGACCaagtcacagaaaatgaag AAAGTGACATTAACTACCTGATGAGCATCGCCCTGGACAAAATCGCCTTCCTGCCCTTCGGGTACCTCATGGACCAGTGGCGCTGGAAGGTGTTTGACGGGCGGATCAAGGAGGACGAGTACAACCAGCAGTGGTGGAACCTCAG GCTGAAGTACCAGGGCTTGTGCCCACCAACACCAAGGTCTGAAGATGACTTCGACCCCGGAGCAAAGTTTCACATCCCTGCCAATGTCCCCTACATCAG GTACTTTGTCAGCTTCGTGATCCAGTTCCAGTTCCACCAAGCTCTCTGCACCGCAGCCGGGCACACGGGGCCTCTTCACAAGTGTGACATCTACCAGTCCAAGGAGGCCGGGAAGCTCTTGGG GGAGGCCATGAAGCTGGGTTTCAGCAAGCCGTGGCCTGAAGCCATGCAGCTCATCACAGGGCAGCCCAACATGTCAGCCGAGGCCCTGATGAGCTACTTCGAGCCCCTCATGACGTGGCTGGTGAAGGAGAACGAGAAGAACGGGGAGGTCCTGGGCTGGCCCGAGTACAACTGGACTCCTTACACAG CTGCTCAAAGCCAAGCTGGCTCCGAGCGAACCGATTTCCTGGGCATGTCCCTGAGCAGCAAACAAGCCACCGCAGGTGGCTGGGTCCTGCTCGCCCTGGCGCTCGTCTTCGTGATCACCACCATCTTCTTGGGCGTCAAGTTGTCCTCAGCAAGGAGAAAGGCCTTCAAATCCAGCTCAGAAATGGAACTGAAATAA